A window of the Cystobacter fuscus genome harbors these coding sequences:
- a CDS encoding cytochrome P450 — MSLEATKQSSPAVLFNPQAPGYDANPYPMLDELRTKTPLVYWEQGRGWLLSRYEDAIEVLRDARRFSPNRDEWEFASVLGSAAMIPELVELSKTGLFALSGADHARVRKLVSPALTPRAIERLRPEVQALIDEVLDEAAVKGTINVVSDISDRIPARVIGSMLKIPKGRETLFQRFTEASIKNFLPGLLRPEEVEALRADIREGIALVRETIEDRRKNPLPDDILTTLIQTEEQGDRLSTSELLSLVAALIVGGFETTVHLIGFTTYNVLQRPELRAQLKTEPDLLKNVIEEVLRFDNFGKIGVARYALEDVELSGQTIKKGQMVLIMLNSALRDEAAFPKADTFDVRRNTNASIAFGHGVHYCLGANLARLEVQLAVGTLLRRYPDMQLVRPPTFAPHPVIRRMETLEVQLRAQ; from the coding sequence ATGTCGCTCGAGGCAACGAAGCAGAGCTCCCCCGCCGTGTTGTTCAACCCCCAGGCCCCCGGCTACGACGCCAATCCCTACCCCATGCTCGACGAGCTGCGCACGAAGACGCCGCTCGTCTATTGGGAGCAGGGCCGCGGCTGGCTGCTGTCCCGGTATGAGGACGCCATCGAGGTGCTGCGCGACGCCAGGCGCTTCTCCCCCAACCGGGACGAGTGGGAGTTCGCCTCGGTGCTGGGCAGCGCGGCGATGATCCCCGAGCTGGTGGAGCTGAGCAAGACGGGGCTGTTCGCGCTCTCCGGCGCGGACCATGCCCGGGTACGCAAGCTCGTCAGTCCGGCGCTCACCCCGCGCGCCATCGAGCGGCTGCGGCCGGAGGTGCAGGCGCTCATCGACGAGGTGCTCGACGAGGCGGCGGTCAAGGGGACCATCAACGTGGTCAGCGACATCTCGGACCGCATCCCCGCCCGGGTGATTGGCTCCATGCTGAAGATTCCCAAGGGGCGCGAGACGTTGTTCCAGCGCTTCACGGAGGCGTCGATCAAGAACTTCCTGCCTGGCCTGCTGCGCCCGGAGGAGGTCGAGGCGCTGCGCGCCGACATCCGCGAGGGCATCGCCCTGGTGCGAGAGACGATCGAGGACCGGCGCAAGAATCCCCTGCCGGACGACATCCTCACCACGCTCATCCAGACGGAGGAGCAGGGGGATCGGCTGAGCACCAGTGAGCTGCTGTCGCTGGTGGCCGCGCTCATCGTGGGCGGCTTCGAGACGACGGTGCACCTCATCGGCTTCACGACGTACAACGTGCTGCAGCGGCCCGAGCTGCGCGCCCAGCTCAAGACCGAGCCGGACCTGCTCAAGAACGTCATCGAGGAGGTGCTGCGCTTCGACAACTTCGGGAAGATCGGCGTCGCGCGCTACGCGCTCGAGGACGTGGAGCTGAGCGGGCAGACCATCAAGAAGGGGCAGATGGTGCTCATCATGCTCAACAGCGCGCTGCGCGACGAGGCCGCCTTCCCCAAGGCCGATACCTTCGACGTGCGCCGCAACACGAACGCGAGCATCGCCTTCGGCCACGGCGTGCACTACTGCCTCGGCGCGAACCTGGCGCGGCTGGAGGTGCAGCTCGCCGTGGGCACGCTCCTGCGGCGCTACCCGGACATGCAGTTGGTGCGCCCTCCCACGTTCGCTCCCCATCCGGTCATCCGCAGGATGGAGACGCTCGAGGTCCAGCTGCGCGCGCAGTAA
- a CDS encoding ferredoxin, with product MKIVVDWDRCEANGVCVRAAPTSFSLDEKDQLHVLAETVTPERRAQVEQAVRECPKQALSLVED from the coding sequence ATGAAGATCGTGGTGGATTGGGATCGCTGTGAGGCCAACGGGGTGTGCGTGCGCGCGGCGCCGACGTCCTTCTCATTGGATGAGAAGGATCAGCTGCACGTGCTGGCGGAGACGGTGACCCCCGAGCGGCGCGCCCAGGTGGAGCAGGCCGTGCGCGAGTGCCCGAAGCAGGCGCTGTCGCTCGTCGAGGACTGA
- a CDS encoding PilZ domain-containing protein, with the protein MDFSAWLANFRNLHERARRKLLTSEEYTRYLEDREQLARTLLKAQGQTAVKGISARRTFRVPKGLPVDVCFREAALRSRTLDLSSGGFSCTLTQPPDEGGRGGFVLWLPGENEAPVVGRARIVARAPGEKDPRRVSFSFEDVSEEDRERLEMMIFDLALGYIRA; encoded by the coding sequence ATGGACTTTTCCGCCTGGCTGGCGAACTTCCGCAACCTGCACGAGCGCGCGCGCCGCAAGCTCCTCACGAGTGAGGAGTACACGCGCTACCTGGAAGACCGGGAGCAACTGGCGCGCACGCTCCTCAAGGCGCAGGGACAGACGGCGGTGAAGGGCATCAGCGCCCGGCGCACCTTCCGGGTCCCCAAGGGCCTGCCCGTGGACGTGTGCTTCCGCGAGGCGGCCCTGCGCAGCCGCACCCTGGATCTGTCCTCGGGGGGCTTCTCCTGCACGCTCACCCAGCCGCCGGACGAGGGAGGCAGGGGGGGGTTCGTGCTGTGGCTGCCAGGAGAGAACGAGGCGCCGGTGGTGGGGCGCGCGCGGATCGTCGCCCGGGCGCCCGGCGAGAAGGATCCCCGGCGCGTCTCCTTCTCCTTCGAGGACGTGAGCGAGGAGGATCGCGAGCGGCTGGAGATGATGATCTTCGATCTGGCGCTCGGCTACATCCGCGCCTGA
- a CDS encoding tetratricopeptide repeat protein — protein MTPSDLQQRGYEHLRAGNYEEAKRLFREHEELAGTAAGTRTQLRQAEARLAAGDLKDAAERFEQVMERNPCLADVYLGLARISLLTGQLDSARVHATAAMRLGPNLGLAWALLGLVHEAQGDVEMALDHLREAVALSPSVFLCQYNYGRVLAVSGRPAEALAPLLQATELEPRNPDAFSALGIAYKQAGQYANAVRALERATALAPRSLDAWATLADVRFAAGEYKPAREVLDQALAACGDHPALLEKALATAMMLSDTPSAIAYVERELRLVPDHAQGWLNLAHLALQAKDFEKSESAARELLRRDPKNWQAWFHLGNLFDAVPLEQDAEQAYREAIALAPSQWKPLANLAGLLLQMKARDKNAEALPLLEKALTLVPPGEWLVHYNLALAHTKLGHPERALELVRRIQREAPPADPMVAQARKLESNLQEAAARRN, from the coding sequence ATGACCCCAAGCGACCTCCAGCAACGCGGGTACGAGCACCTGAGGGCGGGCAACTACGAGGAGGCGAAGCGGCTGTTCCGCGAGCACGAGGAGCTCGCGGGCACCGCCGCCGGGACGAGGACCCAGTTGCGGCAGGCGGAGGCGCGCCTGGCCGCGGGAGACTTGAAGGACGCGGCCGAGCGCTTCGAGCAGGTGATGGAGCGCAACCCGTGCCTCGCCGATGTCTACCTGGGCCTCGCGCGCATCAGCCTGCTCACCGGGCAGCTCGACAGCGCGCGCGTCCACGCCACCGCGGCCATGCGTCTGGGGCCGAACCTGGGCCTCGCCTGGGCCCTGCTGGGACTGGTGCACGAGGCCCAAGGCGACGTGGAGATGGCGCTGGACCATCTGCGCGAGGCCGTGGCCCTGTCACCCTCGGTCTTCCTGTGCCAGTACAACTACGGGCGGGTGCTCGCCGTGTCGGGCCGCCCCGCCGAGGCGCTCGCGCCGCTCCTCCAGGCCACCGAGCTCGAGCCGCGCAACCCCGACGCCTTCTCCGCGCTGGGCATCGCCTACAAACAGGCGGGCCAGTACGCGAACGCCGTCCGGGCGCTCGAGCGGGCCACGGCACTGGCCCCGCGCTCGCTGGATGCCTGGGCCACGCTCGCCGACGTGCGCTTCGCGGCCGGGGAGTACAAGCCCGCGCGTGAGGTGCTGGATCAGGCACTCGCGGCCTGTGGAGACCATCCCGCGCTGCTGGAGAAGGCGCTCGCGACGGCGATGATGCTCTCGGACACCCCGAGCGCCATCGCCTACGTGGAGCGCGAGCTGCGGCTCGTGCCGGATCACGCGCAGGGCTGGCTCAACCTGGCCCACCTGGCGCTCCAGGCGAAGGACTTCGAGAAGAGCGAGTCCGCGGCGCGCGAGCTGCTGCGGCGCGATCCGAAGAACTGGCAGGCGTGGTTCCACCTGGGCAACCTCTTCGACGCGGTGCCGCTCGAGCAGGACGCCGAGCAGGCCTACCGCGAGGCCATCGCGCTCGCCCCGAGCCAGTGGAAGCCCCTGGCCAACCTCGCGGGGCTGCTCCTGCAGATGAAGGCACGGGACAAGAACGCCGAGGCCCTCCCGCTGCTGGAGAAGGCGCTCACGCTGGTGCCGCCGGGAGAGTGGCTCGTCCACTACAACCTGGCGCTCGCCCACACGAAGCTCGGCCACCCGGAGCGCGCGCTCGAGCTGGTGCGCCGCATCCAGCGCGAGGCCCCTCCGGCGGACCCCATGGTCGCGCAGGCCCGGAAGCTGGAGTCCAACCTCCAGGAAGCGGCGGCGCGCCGGAATTGA
- a CDS encoding LOG family protein, whose product MVEIESVVAFEQHLTAGKSLANVIIQGLDLSDQGRALLSADLTGTVFLGCLLDKDTLTAVGSRGAMIFPPFSGLPYFPYRPQLYTPEELYAGFDPSRPESYADTPDARIYAHWQSRGGAHPPSMLDALAQRLHDQAITDALEEALVHEGNPRRVVAIMGGHSMRRGQPDYRAVAELARELARQGFFLVSGGGPGAMEATHLGAWFSGRSDAELDAALEVLARAPAYTHREWLSRAFEVRATWPLREADLLRADSLGIPTWLYGHEPPNPFATRVAKYFANSVREEGLLTIARGGVIYSPGSAGTIQEIFQDACQNHYNTVGVISPMIFLGREFWTRTRPVYPLLAQLAEGHEYARYLMLTDSQEDIVRALLDFARELDARSSTPG is encoded by the coding sequence TTGGTCGAGATCGAGAGCGTCGTGGCATTCGAGCAGCACCTGACGGCTGGCAAGAGCCTCGCCAACGTCATCATCCAGGGGCTGGATCTGTCGGACCAGGGCCGCGCGTTGTTGAGCGCGGACCTGACCGGCACCGTCTTCCTGGGCTGTCTGCTCGACAAGGACACCCTGACGGCGGTGGGCTCGCGGGGTGCCATGATCTTCCCGCCCTTCTCGGGGCTGCCCTACTTCCCCTACCGGCCACAGCTCTACACTCCGGAGGAGCTGTACGCGGGCTTCGATCCGTCGCGCCCGGAGAGCTACGCGGACACGCCGGATGCGCGCATCTACGCCCACTGGCAATCGAGGGGCGGCGCCCATCCCCCGTCGATGCTGGATGCGCTGGCGCAGCGGCTCCATGATCAGGCCATCACCGACGCGTTGGAGGAGGCGCTCGTCCACGAGGGCAATCCCCGCCGGGTGGTGGCCATCATGGGCGGACACTCCATGCGCCGGGGACAGCCCGACTACCGCGCGGTGGCGGAGCTGGCGCGCGAGCTGGCGCGCCAGGGCTTCTTCCTGGTGAGCGGAGGCGGTCCGGGCGCCATGGAAGCCACGCACCTGGGCGCCTGGTTCTCCGGACGGAGCGACGCGGAGTTGGACGCCGCGCTCGAGGTGCTCGCTCGCGCGCCGGCCTACACCCACCGCGAGTGGCTCTCCCGAGCCTTCGAGGTGCGCGCCACCTGGCCGCTCCGGGAGGCGGATCTCCTCCGGGCCGACAGCCTGGGCATTCCCACCTGGCTCTATGGCCATGAGCCCCCCAACCCCTTCGCCACGCGCGTCGCCAAGTACTTCGCCAACAGCGTGCGGGAAGAGGGGCTGCTCACCATCGCGCGCGGGGGCGTCATCTACTCACCCGGCAGCGCGGGCACCATCCAGGAGATCTTCCAGGACGCCTGTCAGAACCACTACAACACCGTGGGTGTCATCAGCCCGATGATCTTCCTGGGCCGTGAGTTCTGGACGCGCACCCGGCCCGTCTACCCCCTGCTGGCGCAGCTCGCCGAGGGGCATGAGTACGCGCGCTACCTGATGCTCACCGACTCCCAGGAGGACATCGTCCGGGCGCTCCTGGACTTCGCGCGGGAGCTCGATGCCCGCTCCTCCACGCCAGGTTGA